GGATATTACTCCAGGTTTATGCAAGATTTCGACAGAAGGATCTGCCATCCGGCAGCTTTCGGTTGATATCGGAAAATATAAAACATCCCAAAATAACAGGGGCATTGGCAGGGGTTCTTGTTTTTGCCCTGCTTTTGCTGATATACCATGAGCCATTAGGAAATCTGGTGCTATGGACGATGAAAGGAATAGCATGGATAAGAATAGCCAAAATGTGGCTGCATCTTATTCTCTATCTTGCTGTAATGGCGGCTGTGGCAGCTTTATGTGGAATGGGCTTATACCGCCTGCTGCCCAGATTACAGCTAATGAGAATATCTTTAAAAGCAGAACAGGCGGAATTAGATTTGGAGAAGCAGGCATGTACTGATTATTTAGATTTGTACAGCATGGAACTGGTATATTGTCTGGAAAGAATAGCGGATCAGATCGATAGGACAGTGATTTTTGAGGATATAGATCGCTTCCAACCGGAAAAGTGTATTGAAATTTTTACACGGCTGCGTGAAATTAATTATCTGGTCAATCTGCGTCTGGATAAACAAAACTATATTCGTTTTGTATTTGTCATAAACGATGACGTTGTCAGTGGCATGGAGCATGCGAAATTTTTTGATTATATTCTGCCGGTTATTCCATCAATCAATAAGAAAACTTCAGAGATTATCTTTACAGACAATTTGCGAAAGGTAAACAAATCTATTGCAGGCTTTTTGAAAAATATCGGGCAAGAGCATTGTGCAGAACATCTTTCAAGATTAGACCAGTATGATACAACCGGAATCGTTCATTGTATTGCGCCGTATATAAAAGATTTTCGGCTGCAGTATGCTATTTTAAATGATTATGGATTGATGGCAGAACAGTATTTTCTGAATAACAGCAGGGGAGCAGAGCGTGACGATGCAGAACAGATCCTTGCTTTTGCTGTTTATAAGAATATATGGCCGGAAGACTACAGGAAGTTCTGGCAGGGGGAAAACAATATCCTCTTTGAAGAGGTTAAGAATGAGGGAAAAGATGATAAAGACAAAAGAAAAAAGGATGAGTTTTCCGGTCTGAGGGATATTCTTGTAGGTGGAGAGAATCCGTTTCTGAATATCCGAAGTCTATATTATGTGGGATTCAGCGAAGATAATATGATAGAAAGGCACGGAAATATTTGGTATGGAGAATACGAGATAACGGAGAAAATCAGACTGATAGAGGAAATACAGAAAGAAGACAGAAGAATTATCGATGAGCTGCGTGAATTCTGTGCATCTGAGAAACTGACAGACAGCGGCGATGAACGGCAGATCCTTGTATCAGCAATTAGGTGTATGCTCCGGTGTGAGGTAAAAGAAACGAAATGGTTCTTTGCAAAGCGTGATATAATCATGTGCCTTGAGGTGCTTTCGGAGCTGGAAGAAACGGAATATATAACATTTCTGTCATGGGCGAAAGAAGAAGCGTGGGCAAAGGATGCGGACAGAGATGGAATATTCAATGTATATAAGTGTTGCTGCGACATGGAAAATCTAATATACCGTCAGGATTTATCTATGAAGATGGTAGATGTTTTTTGCCAGGGAGTAAATGACGAAGAGCGGTATAGTAACAAGATCCTTCATGTTGAAGGTAACAGAGTTGATCTGGGAGAGAAAATAAGTAAAACTCATAAGTGCTAAACAGATTAGAAACGGATTCGGTCTGTAAAGAGAGAACAAAAGAAAGGAGATGTGCAGTATTTGTATGTTGTTGAAATATTAGAAATGGATAGTGTACAGCTCCGGTTTTCGTGCAGTGAAAAAGAGGCAGAGGGAGAAAGCATTGAACAGGCACTCAGTGAATTTTTTTCAAATTATGAGAGTGGTATACATGTAGCGGTCATCTGCCTGCAAACAGATGACGCCGTTGAACATTGGTTGTCCCAGAACGAAGTGCTGGAAGACTGGGATGATGGAGGAAGCGTTGCAGTAAAAGATCCATCGAATCCTACTAAGGAAAGAAAATTCATATATATTTGTGTGAAGAATGGAACAACGACGGCCAGTGAGTTGGTAGATGCTCTGAAAAAGATTGAGAGCATTTGTAGTTCTTATTTAGCAGGAAGAGAATGCTTTGGGTTGGTTAGCTGTATGGCTGGAATTGCATCGGCGATAGATGATATCCGGAAAATATTCACTGCTGATTATGCGCAAAAGTTATCGGATTCTCTGACAATCAATAGTGAGGATGTACCGGAAATACGAATACTGGTCTTTCTTCCGCAAGAGTGTTACGAAACGTTTAAAAATGAGGAATGCTATTTCCCGAAACAATTAGAATATGTTGTAAATGCAGCAACCTTTAGGCAAGTAGTGGAAGAAAGGAACACGCTGGAAAAGACATTAAATGAAAAAGACAGGGAAATTGAAGAACTAAAAGAAGAATTAGATAAAAAGGAGCAAGAAATAAAAAATACAAACGATGTAATTATGGAAGTAATGAATTATGTTAACAACACGAAAGAATTGTTAGAAAAAATCGAAAGAAAATTATCTTCAAGGGATAAAGAAAAGGCAACAAATATTCGTGAAGCTGCAAACGGTGGGGCAGAAAGACAGTCGAAGAGTAAAGCGGATATAGAAAAAGATGAAGAACGTCATGATTATGAACCGGAAAATCTGCCTAAGGCAGAAGCAAGAGAAGGACAGCACTATAAGCATGGGGAGCGGGGAATGAAAGGAAATCCGCATGAAGAAAAAGGATCTTCCTATGATTCAAGTTTATACAGACAGGAGGATGATGTGAGATGAGCACCACAGAGGAATTACAGCGATATACAGGACAGCGTTCCACTAGATCCATTTATGGAAATTTTATAAATTCTATGAGCGGAGTTCATGGAGGCGGCAACAAGGGACGTCTGGAAGAAAAGGCTTCTTTTCGTCAGGGGCTGTCTGCCTATAACATAAGCCGTCAGGAAATAAAGGTAGGAACAAATAATAATTGGGATACCGAAAACTATGGCGGAGTGCCCTTAGATTATGACGCGAAAACCAATACGGTATATGTAGACGGATCAGACGCACATACACTGATTATAGGGGCGACCGGATCTAAGAAAAGCCGTCTGGCAGTCATACCGGCAGTTCATACAATTTCTGCTGCAGGTGAAAATATGATTATCTGTGATCCGAAAGGAGAAATTTATAACCGGACCGCCGGGCTGTTAGAGAAAAGAGGCTATAATGTTCATGCAATTAATTTGCGCGAACCGAAAAAAGGAGATGGCTGGAATTTGCTCTCTGTGCCGTATGAAATGTTTTTGGCAGGAGACTTGGATAAAGCCTGCGAATTTATTAATGATGCTACAATTAATTTGATGCCTATATGTTCTAAAGATCCGTATTGGGATTATTCGGCGCGTGACATGCTGTTTGGTTTGATACTACTGCTGTTTGAATTGTGTAAAGAAAAACACCAGCCGCCGGAACTGGTGAGCATGCAGAGTGTGATAAAACTGAAGGAGGCATTATTTTGTTCGGTGGATAATACAATAATCCAGGACACCAGTCTCTGGAATTTTGCCAAACGCTATTCATTGATCCGGACGAGGCTCAATGGAATTGTTATATGTCCGGAACGGACGCTGGCATGTATCATAAGTACATTCGACCAGCATATGTCCTGCTTTACCTTGCAGCCTCAGATCATTGATCTGCTGTCCAGCTCAACTTTTGATCTTCAAAGTATTGGTTTTGGCAAAGATGCGTTATATTTGATTATGCCGGATGAAAAATCTACATATCATAAAGTAATTACTATTTTTATTAAACAAATATATGAGCTTCTAATTGATAACGCATTTAAGAGGACATCAGAGAACCGTTATCCAGTGAGGATCAATTTTATATTGGATGAATTTTCCTCTTTACCCGCTATATCGGATTTCCCGCAGATGATTGCTGCATCGCGGAGCAGAAATATACGATTTACACTGGTTGTCCAGTCAAAACATCAACTGAGACAGAGATATGACGAAGAGACAGCGACAATTATGTCTAACTGTGTTAACTGGATCTTTCTAACCTCAAGGGAGTTGGAACTTTTAAGAGAAATCAGTGAATTGAGTGGCATGACGGGATCCGGTTATGAAAATGTAATCAGTGTCTCAAGATTACAACATCTGGATAAGGATGCAGGAGAATGTCTGGTTTTTCATGGACGCAAATATCCATATCTTGCGATGCTGCCGGATATTGATGTATATGATGGAAAAGAATATACAATTCGTGAGATGAAGGAGCGAAAAAATAGCAAGATAGGATGGAAGGGGTACGAAAAACGTGATTTTTTTGAGCGGCTGGTGGAATTGAATATTGAGGGAAGATAGTAGCTGGGTTATTATATTTTGCAGATGAATAGGAGTGTTATTATGGATAATGAGAAGAAAAATTCATTTTATGGAATTACCGATATCGGGCAGGCAGAGGAACTATTAAATTTATTCCGAAGAGATCATCCGAATGATATCGTAGGAGCAGAAAATATGCTGCAGGAGCTTTTGGAAGTTCTGCTTGCACCAGAGACAAAATTAACAGGAACGGCAACAGATTTTCATAATTTTTCGGTTTCTATTACAAGGATTACGAACGACAACCGGAATGCTCTGGCAATCGTGAAAGAGGGATTAAAAATACATGCCTGTGATACCGATCTGCTGGCTGATGCGCTTAGATATGGATATAATTGCGGAGAAAAAGAAGAATGTGAGACATTGTATAAAAGATTGCAGTCTATTGATAAATCAAGCTGGACATGGAGAGCTTTTTCTTTTTCGATTGATTATTTGATTGGAATTTATAGTTCAGATAGAGTACATAGTTTTTCGGTAGAGGATATTCTGAAATTAGCACAGGAATATAAGGAGAATCAGCCGGATGAAGAGGATGCGTGGCTGAGCGAACAGGAAATATATGCCAAAACGAATCAGCCGGAAAAGGGAATCAAGGTACTGGAGGAGGCTATGGAAAAATTCAGTTCCTGTCCCAGATGCTGGTTACGATATGCAGATATTATGATGGATAAAGGGGAATATGAAAAGGCAGAGCCGGTCATTAAGAAAATGCGCAGGGACCCCAAAACCAGTGAAGCTATTAATTCGTCCTATATGTTTTATCTGGATGGACTTTGCAAGATGCGAAGACTGATAAATTCGGATGAATACGATGAGGGAGAAGTTGATCCGAAAGAGGTGCTGCGAGTGTATAAAGCATTCCAGTTATCGCTTGCCTCACCTGGGCTGCGGGAAAACACGAAACGGAATATAGAGGAACAGATTAATCGTCTGTCCACAGAGACAGATATTGAGTATCCACAGGAATGGAGAGTATAATTTGTAATTTCCAGTCATGTAAACAATATGAGGGATGAATGTTGTTTATGGTTGAATAGTTACGATGTTTTTTGTTAGTTTTCTGGCTATTGTCAGAACAAAACACATATGGTATTATGAAATTAAAACGGGCGGGATATTTTATGTAGATTTTTTAGGCGGATAAAGTGAAATAGATAAATTTGGAAAGAAGGTGTATTCCTAAGATGACAATGGAGGAAGTGTGGGGACAGATGATTGCATATCAGGGGTACACCTTTTATACATGCAAAGGGCTTGATTTCACTTATACGGTAAAAGGAAACGAAATTTTCTTCAGCAGAAAAGAAAAAAGCGTTACGCGGGCGTCTGTGGAAATCGGCTGGAGAAAGGCAATGGAACTGGATGGAAAGGTTTCCGGACCGAAAAAGCTGGTCTGTCATGGGAGCTCCTATCTGTATCCGGTATTTGCATATCTGGGTCTGATAGAGGCAGAAAATCTGAAAAAACCAGTGAAAAATCTTGCTTGAAAAAAATTGCTGAAGTGAAAAGTTTATTTCCATTTTGAAAAACGGAAAAATAAAAGTGGCAATTACTCTTACAAAAATGAGTGATTGCTGCTTTTTCTGTTTATTAAAGTAGAAATAAGTGCTACACTAAAGCAAGAAAGCAGCAGGCTGCTGGGAGAAGAAAGCTCTTTTTGGGCATGACAAAAAAGCGGACGTTAGTCGTTATTTTTAAGGGTGTAGGACTAAATTCCACTTGCTGTGGACGATATTTACCTTCTTTGACAGTCGCCTGTTGTTTTTGATTAAACAGTTTTCATTACTTATTTCTTTGCTTGAGCAAGTATGGCTTTAAAGTGACCTGATCTTTTTCAACCGGGTGGATGCCGAAAGCCAGTAGTTTTTCATACAGATCCGGATACAGAAATTCAGCCAGTTCCAGCGGGCTTTTATTGCCAGGCACTCCGCAAGGAGAAGAGTTCACATGGCAGAGAACCAAATTCAGATCAGACTGGCAAGTCAACCCAAGCCCATCAGATCCGTTCCTTTGGGAAGGATGTAACGCAGTTCTATATGCTTGTTTTCCAATGTACCCTTTTGCCCTGATTGCATAGGGTCACAGTAAAATACCCTTGTGCGCCTTGTGCCATCAGAGGAGGTCTCCATAGCTTCGGCCGCCGGAAACTCTGTCCCCCGGTCGGTCAGTAAGACATGGACATATTTGCGGAATACTTCTGTGCCCAGAATGGATTCCAGAATGTCGACGCCTTCTTTCATAGAAGCAGAGGTTTTCGTATCGCGGTATAAAGCGAGAAGAATACCGGCTCTTACAAATTTAAATGTCTGAAGGAAGGGCCGTTTGTCTCGTCGTTGTAGACCGTATCCATCTGAGTGATAAAGACCTCAGGATAATCCGAGAGATACGCTTGATAATCCTTATAGGTTCTGCCTTTGAGGTAGTTCCTGTCAGTACGTTTCTTATAGTTTTTTGCCTTTTTCCTGGGCAGTTTACGGGATACCTGGCGCCGCAGGTCAAGGGCAGTGATTCCTGCAATCTCATGAAAAATACCGTTTTCGATATAGTTGTAAAGAGTTTTTTCCGAAATGCCGAGTTCAGGATGGTTCGTAATGATCTGATAGGGGGACTGGCCTTGTTTTAAGAGAGGAGCAATCACATCGGCCATTTGTTTCGCCTCTTGTACGGTAAGGTTGACACCTTCCCTGGAATCGATCAAGGTAGTACGGTAATCCATATGGGCATCTTCCGGACAGTATTGGTATTTATCAAAACGGCAGTGAGACCAGTTGGAACAGCCATTGCAGGCACCGGGAGAGCGGTCGCGTCTGGAACAATGGAAAGGAGTGTAGTCCGGGCAGTCAGGGGAACACTGGCGTCCAAACACACATTTTTTATAATGACTGCATTCTAAAGGCATCTTACACTTATAGGTAAGAGACCTGTGGAGTTTGATCTCCTTACCGACGGTAGATTTGTCCTTACCAATGGTCTGGGCAATGGCAGTTTTAGGTAATGCCGGCGAGAATGATACGCCGTTTCTCTAAAGTCAAATGCGAAAAAGAGTTTTGTGTTTTCATAATAGGCACCAACCTTTCCGGCGACTGCCTAATATACAAGTGTAAGACTAAATGCAACATTTGTGGAAGTGGAAATGAGTGAAAGACTAAAATCTACTTTTGCCTATTCAAAGTGGAAATAAACTTTTCACTTCAGTCTTGAAAAAAATTTTAAAAAAATTGAAAAAAGTACTTGCATTTTAGAAAAAAGTGTTGTAGTATATTGAAGTACGGTTCGTTGGTCAAGCGGTTAAGACGCCGCCCTCTCACGGCGGAAACAGGGGTTCGATTCCCCTACGAACTGCTTTCAGAAGCTTTACAAATCCTGTATTAAAGTGGATTTGCAGAGCTTTTTTATTTTCCCTTCAAAAGATTCCCCGCTAAAAAACGGAAAGATAATCAAAAAGAGAATCTGCATATTTTGAAATATTTTCCAAAACCATGTCAGCCATTTACAGAAAGCCCGCGGCCCGCTGCCGCAATATGACTCCGTGCCGCCCGACTTTTCTGCTCGTTGCCGTAATATGGCTCCCGCTGCCCGGATTCCACGCCTTAGGAAGCGATATAACGCATCTCCACCGTCCGGTTTTATCGCCTGCGCATCACCTTATTTCCCCGTCTGCGGCAGCAGGATGGTAAATACTGCGCCTCCTTCCGGGGCGTCTGTGACAGTCAGCGTCCCCTTATGCAGCAGGACAATTTCTTTTGCGATGCATAAGCCCAGACCGAAGTGACCGCGGTTGCTGCGGGCATCGTCCGCGCGGTAGAAGCGGTCGAATATTTTTTCTTTCTGGTCGTCGGGAATGCCGGGACCGTTATCCGCAACGGAAATGGTAAAATATTTGTCGGCGGTGCCGGCGCTAAGGCAGACGGTACCGCCGGGCGGCGTATAAGAAAAGGCGTTGTCTATAAGGATGGAGAGCGTCTGCCCGATTCTTTCTTTGTCGCAGAAGCAGGGGGCGAGGGCATCCTCCGGCAGATGAATCTGCAGATGCAGCTTCTTTTCACGCGCCGTCGGTTCATATTTCTCATATGTTTCCAGAAGCAGGGTGTCCAGCTCAGTCATACCGGGACGGATGCTCCAGGTCTTATTGTCGGAGCTGGCGAGCAGCAGCATATCTTCAATGAGGCGCGCCATCCGCTGTCCTTCCGATTCGATGGAATCAAAGAAGCGCGGCTGCTCATCGGGAGAGGCGGTGCGGGCGGCGGAGAGCGCGGACAGCATAACGGTCAGCGGGGAGCGCAGCTCGTGTGAGGCGGAGGCAATAAATTCAACCTGCCGGCGGCGGCTGTTTTCAATCGGACGCAGCATACGCGCAACAAAGAACCAGGCAAGCACCGTGAGGATGATCCATGCGACTGCGGAGCCGGCGCCGAAAAACAGACGCTGCTGCCAGAGCTGTGCGGCAGGCAGCGACGCCGGGCACAGGATAACAATATCGAAATAGCCGCTCCCCCGCGGCATCAGCGACGCCATCACAAAATACTCTTTGCCGCTGTCGTCTGTCACGGAGAATGCCTCATACCGGTAAAGGACGCTGGAGCTGCGGAAGGTTTCCGGGTCCAGACCATACTCCGAGACGGCGGTAGAGCGGGCCGTTTCCAGCAGCTCCCTGTTTAAATCATGCGCATGCAGCGTGCTGTAAAGCAGCGGGGCGCCGTTATCCAGAATATCAATCATAATGCCGTAATTATGCTCCATCTGGGAAAGCCAGGTGTGTGAGAGAAGCCGCTGGTTATCAATGTAACTTAAAATACTGCTGGCATTGTTGCGGAAAACCGTTTCATTACGGCTGCGCATACTGTTTTCCGAAAAGGCGAGACAGAGGCAGGTCATAATCAGCAGAATCAGTCCCATGACCAGGGCAGAGAAAAAGGTAAGGCGAACTTGTACTTTTTTAAACATCGGTATCCTCCAGACGGTAGCCCACGCCGCGCACAGACTTAATGCTAAGGCTGCTTTTCAGGGATTTGAGCCTGCGGCGCAGAAAATAAATGTAATTGTCAAGGTTTCCATCTTCAATTTCCGCATCCGGTCCCCAGACCCTTGTCAGAATCAGCAGGCGGGGAAGCGTCTGGGCGGGATTGCGCAGAAACAGCTCCATCAGGTCGCCCTCGCGCCGGGAAAGAGAACAGGAAACATCGTACCGGGAGAGCGTTTTCTGGGCGCTGTCATAGGAGATGTCGCCGTAAGAGAGGATATGCTCGTCGGTCCAGACGAGCGGACGGCGCAGGGTGGAGCGGATGCGTGCGGTCAGCTCTTCAAAAGCGAAGGGCTTTACAATATAATCGTCTGCGCCCATGTCCAGTCCGGCTACCTTGTCCTGCAGGTCGCCGAGCGCTGTCAGCAGGATGACGGGCGTGCGCACGCCGGAAATGCGGGCGTTTTTCAGCACCGACAGACCATCCATGCCCGGAAGCATCCGGTCCAGCAGCACGCAGTCGTGCGCGCGTTCCTTCATAAGAAACAGTCCTTCTTCGCCGTCATGACAGACATCGACGGCGTAGCCCTGCTTTTCCAGCTGAAACTTCACAGACGCACACAATTTCTTATCATCTTCAATCATTAAAATCCGCATAAATGTTTTTCTCCTTCCACTGCTGCTTTCATTGATGTCCACTTGATTTAGTATAGCATGGAAATCTCTAAAGTATTTCTAAAAAGTTTTCCGGTTTTTAGAGGATATTTAGAAAAAACTCTGCTAATCTTTTAGCGTGCACAAATATGACAGCAAAACGGAGGGAAAATTTATGAGACGAAACGGAAAAAGAAGGATTGCCGCGATTCTGGCGGCAGCGGTTCTGGCGGCAGGCGTGGCCGGCTGCGGGAATACGCAGGATACAACGGATACACAACAGAATACAGTGGCTGCCGGTGCAGAGAGCGCCG
This is a stretch of genomic DNA from Marvinbryantia formatexigens DSM 14469. It encodes these proteins:
- a CDS encoding response regulator transcription factor yields the protein MRILMIEDDKKLCASVKFQLEKQGYAVDVCHDGEEGLFLMKERAHDCVLLDRMLPGMDGLSVLKNARISGVRTPVILLTALGDLQDKVAGLDMGADDYIVKPFAFEELTARIRSTLRRPLVWTDEHILSYGDISYDSAQKTLSRYDVSCSLSRREGDLMELFLRNPAQTLPRLLILTRVWGPDAEIEDGNLDNYIYFLRRRLKSLKSSLSIKSVRGVGYRLEDTDV
- a CDS encoding sensor histidine kinase; translation: MFKKVQVRLTFFSALVMGLILLIMTCLCLAFSENSMRSRNETVFRNNASSILSYIDNQRLLSHTWLSQMEHNYGIMIDILDNGAPLLYSTLHAHDLNRELLETARSTAVSEYGLDPETFRSSSVLYRYEAFSVTDDSGKEYFVMASLMPRGSGYFDIVILCPASLPAAQLWQQRLFFGAGSAVAWIILTVLAWFFVARMLRPIENSRRRQVEFIASASHELRSPLTVMLSALSAARTASPDEQPRFFDSIESEGQRMARLIEDMLLLASSDNKTWSIRPGMTELDTLLLETYEKYEPTAREKKLHLQIHLPEDALAPCFCDKERIGQTLSILIDNAFSYTPPGGTVCLSAGTADKYFTISVADNGPGIPDDQKEKIFDRFYRADDARSNRGHFGLGLCIAKEIVLLHKGTLTVTDAPEGGAVFTILLPQTGK
- a CDS encoding type IV secretory system conjugative DNA transfer family protein, with translation MSTTEELQRYTGQRSTRSIYGNFINSMSGVHGGGNKGRLEEKASFRQGLSAYNISRQEIKVGTNNNWDTENYGGVPLDYDAKTNTVYVDGSDAHTLIIGATGSKKSRLAVIPAVHTISAAGENMIICDPKGEIYNRTAGLLEKRGYNVHAINLREPKKGDGWNLLSVPYEMFLAGDLDKACEFINDATINLMPICSKDPYWDYSARDMLFGLILLLFELCKEKHQPPELVSMQSVIKLKEALFCSVDNTIIQDTSLWNFAKRYSLIRTRLNGIVICPERTLACIISTFDQHMSCFTLQPQIIDLLSSSTFDLQSIGFGKDALYLIMPDEKSTYHKVITIFIKQIYELLIDNAFKRTSENRYPVRINFILDEFSSLPAISDFPQMIAASRSRNIRFTLVVQSKHQLRQRYDEETATIMSNCVNWIFLTSRELELLREISELSGMTGSGYENVISVSRLQHLDKDAGECLVFHGRKYPYLAMLPDIDVYDGKEYTIREMKERKNSKIGWKGYEKRDFFERLVELNIEGR
- a CDS encoding tetratricopeptide repeat protein, with the translated sequence MDNEKKNSFYGITDIGQAEELLNLFRRDHPNDIVGAENMLQELLEVLLAPETKLTGTATDFHNFSVSITRITNDNRNALAIVKEGLKIHACDTDLLADALRYGYNCGEKEECETLYKRLQSIDKSSWTWRAFSFSIDYLIGIYSSDRVHSFSVEDILKLAQEYKENQPDEEDAWLSEQEIYAKTNQPEKGIKVLEEAMEKFSSCPRCWLRYADIMMDKGEYEKAEPVIKKMRRDPKTSEAINSSYMFYLDGLCKMRRLINSDEYDEGEVDPKEVLRVYKAFQLSLASPGLRENTKRNIEEQINRLSTETDIEYPQEWRV